The DNA region GACGTGCTCGCCGGAGTGGACGGCATGAGCGATTCGCTGGTGATCCACCTCAAGGCGGTCGCTGTCGACCACCAGAACGGGATCTTCCGTGGCGAGAGCGATGTCGTCGAGCGCATCGGCGGTCAGCGGCCGCAGGCTCTGGACGCGTTCATTCGCGAGCACCGGGCGGCTTTCGGTGCCGCCGAGGCGGCCGCGTCATGAAGCAGTACGGTCGATCTCGCGGCGGCCTCCCCGACGGCCACCCGAGAAGTGTAATGAATTCCGCCCTTCGCTCACTCACCAATAAGTGGTAGGAAACGGGTACCGCCAATGAACCGGCGGTTGACCATAGATCTGGTGAGGAGATGACTGCAATGACCAAGCGCACGCTTTACACCGCGATACTAGCGCTATTCGTCGGAGGTTTGGCGGGGGTGCCATTACAGGCACAGACCCAGAAAGAGGGCAGTCCAGTCGGCCAGAACGAACGGGCCCCTGACCGAGTCGGCGAGCCGGTCACCGTCCGCGTGACGAACAACAACTGGTTGGACATGCGGATCTACGTAGTGGAGACCACGACAGGGCGTCGTCGTTGGCCCCTCGGCACTGTCACGTCACTGAGCACGGCCCGCTTCGAGATTCCCGACCACCTGGGGGCTGAGCTAGGTAGCGTGATTCTGGTCGCGGAGGCCATCGGGTCCCGCCAGCGGCTGTTCACCGATCGTCTTCTGACGTGGCCGGGAGCTCACGTGGCTTGGAGTATCGAAGGTAGGTTGGGTCTTTCGTTCGCGACGGTCTTCTAGGCCCGCACGACTCGGTGCTGGTGGCCCGCCGCGCTAAGACGCGGGAGCGGGCTGCCGCACCCTGTGCGCACCTCCAAGGCGAGTTCACGTCCCTCCCTCGCCCTTCTGTATCCAAGCGGCCCTCACCCCGTCCTGTTCCAAAACTCAGCCCAAGCGGAAGGCCTGAGGTGCCAACGTCGGAAGTGGACATCGAAGAAGCCACTCAGGTACCGCCTCGTAATCGCCAGCCCCGTTCGCGGCTTCACACCACCGAGCCCGCTCATCCTTGCGAGCACCGACCGAAGAATCCGGCTCTGCGTCAGCGCCTGATCTCCGAAGCTGAAGTGGTGCGCCCCGAGAACAACCACGATCAGGTTGTTATCGGGGTCAGGCGCTACGGCCGCACGGACCTCGGCAGCGAAGTCAGCGGAATCAGATCTGCGGTTTATGGCGGACAGGGAAGGCACGATGGCAATGGGCAAACTCGTGGGTGTGGGACTCGTGATGGTGGCGGTCGGGATCTTCTGGGGGACCCGGACGGGCGGCCCCGCCGCTCGATGAAACCGGCGGATGGACTCTGGAGGATGTGCTGGCCATATCGCGTGACGAGATCATCGAGTTATGGAGTGTGTCGCCAGCGCCAGAGTTCACCGAGTTCAAAGGGCACTACATGGGGCTCGTACCCAACGCCGGAGACCCGGAGCGCCGCGCGAGCACCAACGCCACCATGTTCGATGAGGGGTCGGAGCGGGGCTACTGGCTGGGGAAGGCCTACATGCCGACGACCGCGACCACGGGGGAGGGATACAATCGTTTAGCGTTTCCCGGGCGGCAAGATCGTGCGCAACTTGCGGTTTGGCACCGAGGCGGGGACTTCGCTCATCGACGGCAAGCCCGCGCTGCTCATGTATTACGGCGCCTACAACGAGGGTAACACGCTCATAGACGAGATCCGCCAGTTGAGCCACGACATCTTTCTCGGGATGGGCACGCGTGAAACCGAAGATGGTGGGTACATTCACACCCGTATGTGGTCCTGGCTCAGACGCGCACCCTCGTCACTGGCTCGACCGTCCGTGAAAACGAGATACTGAGGTTGCCAGCGGCCCGGGAAGAGGGGTCGGAGGGATAAGCGGCGGTGCACGCCCCTCTCGATCAGCCCATACCCGACCGGGACCATCACCCCCCACCCCCCCCTTTAAGGGCACCCTAGTTACCTGGTAGACGTGCTGGGCGCTGGCCCAGCCGGGTGCACGCTTCGTGGTGTGTCGGTATCGAGGAAGCTGCTGCGCCGGGGTCGCCATCGCGGAGCTTGCCCCCAAACTCGGGGCGCTGCATGACACACTCGGTGGGAACGCGCACCGTTTTCAGGTGGCGTCCATCCAGACTGGTGATCCGAAGAGGGGGCCTGCTTTGCCCTGACGTCGATGGATTTTCATGCCCACAGGATAATGGACGCGGCTTCTTGGCGCGAAATCACCACCACCCCGCGGACATCACGGTCTCATTCCGGCGAGTCGATCAGGCCCGGGTGATCCGCTGGCCGTGGCCCCTGCGGCCAGTGATAGCGTCGGTCCGAGGCCTCTATCGGCACGTCGTTGATGCTCGCCTCACGCCGTCGCATCCGCCCCTCCGCATCGAATTCCCACAACTCGTTTCCGTAGGCTCGAAACCACTCGTTCGCTTCGTTGTGCCACTCATATTGAAACCGGACCGCAATCCGGTCGTCGCTGAAGGCCCACATCTCCTTGATGAGCCGGTAATCGAGTTCCTTCTCCCATTTTCCGGTGAGGAAGTCTCGAATCTGATCTCGACCCTCTACAAACTCCGCACGATTCCTCCAATGACTATCCAGGCTGTAGGCCATCGACACACGCTCGGGGTCCCGACTATTCCATGCATCTTCAGCAGCGCGGACCTTCTTGGTGGCTGTTTCTTTCGTGAACGGGGGCACCAGCGCCGTGTTCGACATGCTCATCTCCAGTGGTCAGTGTGTGTGGCCACCTACATGACAAGCCTCATGCCACCGTGGGTTCCGTCGCTCATCCGCCGCAACTCCCTATGCACCTGGGACTTAGGTCGGCGTGCCCAGTAAGGGCCGCTGGCCTGGCGCTGCGAGATGTCAGGAGGGTACGAAATATCGTGGCGTGGCGTGGCCCCGGCGCCATGCGAGGAAGAAATCGTTGTGGAGCCTCGCAGCCAAGTCTAGCTTGGTCCCGAAGTTCAATCGCCCGAGTCCGTATCGATGATCTATCAGATCCTCCAACACGACGAGCACGCTCTAAAGTGACCCATGACGACGGTTGCGGTCCCGAGGAGACCCAACGCGCCCTGGCTGAAATGCAGCGGCGCAACCAATCCATCCTCGATTCGGCGGGGGAAGGGATATACGGGTTGGACACGGAGGGGAACACGACGTTCGTAAACCCTGCCGCCGCGGAGATTCTCGGTTGGACGGTGGAGGAACTGATCGGTAAACCGCAACACGCCATTATCCACCACACTCACGCCAACGGGGATCCCTACACAAGGGAGGAGTGCCCGATTTATGCGGCGTTTACGGACGGCGAGGTCCACCGCAAGGACGACGAAGTGTTCTGGAGACGGGACGGAACCTCACTGCCCGTCGAATACGTGAGCACACCGATCCGCGACGAAGACGGTGAGTTGGCGGGCGCCGTGGTGAGTTTCATCGACATCACCCGCAGGAAGCAGCAGCAGGAGGCCCTGGAGCGTGCGCTCGAGGAGGTCAAGGCCCTGAAGGACAGGCTGGAGCATGAGAACCAGTATCTCCAGGAGGAGATCCGCGTCGAGCACAATTTCGAAGAGATCATCGGCAACAGCGGCGCACTGAAGCGGGTGCTTTCTCGCCTGGAAAAGGTCGCGGATACCGATGCCACCGTTATGGTCACGGGAGAAACCGGTGTCGGCAAGGAGCTCTTCGCCCGGGCCGTGCATCAGTCCAGCCGACGTAGCGAGCGTGCCTTCGTGAAGGTGAACTGCGCTGCACTCCCCCAGAACCTGATCGAGAGCGAGCTGTTCGGACACGAGCGTGGCTCCTTCACCGGGGCCACCGCCAAACGGATCGGTCGGTTCGAGTTGGCGGACGGTGGCACACTCTTTCTCGACGAGATCGGCGAACTCCCTCTCGAACTCCAGGCCAAGCTCCTTCGCGTGCTGCAGGAGGGCGAACTGGAGCGAGTGGGTGGCAACCGCACCATCTCGGTAGACGTGCGGATCATTGCCGCAACGAACCGGGATCTCATGAAGGCTATGGAGGGTGGCACCTTCCGCGACGACCTCTACTACAGGTTGAGCGTCTTCCCCGTGGAGGTCCCGGCCCTGCGGGACCGGCGGGAGGATATTCCTTTGCTCGTTTCATACTTCGTGAAGAAATACGCGACGGCGATGGGCAAGCGCATCGACCACGTGCCCGACGACGCGCAACGGTCGCTCCAGGGTTACGATTGGCCGGGAAATGTGCGCGAACTCGAGAACATCATCGAGCGCGGGGTTATCCTGTCCACGCGAGGTGTTCTCTGTGTCGACGAGGCGATTTCGATACACCCTCCCCAGGAGGTCTCCACCCGCGCGCGACGTACCTTGGAGTCAGTCGAACGGGAGCACATCGTCGAGGTTCTCGACCTGTGCGAATGGATGGTCCAGGGACCCAAGGGCGCAGCCCGAATCCTGGATATGCATCCCAACACGCTGAGGTCCCGGATGAAAAAGCTGGGGATCGAAAAGAAGGTCGGGCTGGCGTAGGCGCGGACCTCCAACGCCCTGAGGCTCACCCGGAGCCATAGCGCCTGCCGTCACGTCGACTCTGGCGCCCACCTTGCGGCGTACCGCGACAGTGATACCGATCCTGGCGCCCACCGTCCTTCGGAGCACTACGATATTTCGGAGTTTCCCTCCTCGGCAGGCTCCTTCGCCGCCGTAGCACGCAACGATTCAAGTTGTTTTCCTCCAACAGGTTACCGGCCTGGTGTCTCTTTCATCGGGTTTGGCACGGGCCTTGTCTCAGCTACCGGGCAAATCACCCCTGATCATATCCGGAAAGGAAGGGAAACAATGTTCGACTCAATCAAGTCATGGTCCCCCGCACCACTCCGAGCCGTACTCGGATTCGGTTTCGTCTACCATGGCGTTCCCAAGCTGTTCAGCGTAGGCGGCCACGACATGTTCGTGGGTATGCTCTCAGCCATTGGCGTGCCTGCTCCCGGCATCACGGCCTACTTCGTAGGTGGCGTGGAACTCGTCGGCGGGCTGGCCCTGATCGCTGGAGCCTTCACTGCGGTGGCCTCTGCAGTGCTGATCGTGAACATGCTGGTTGCGATGTTCACCGTGCATCTCCCGCAGGGCTTCAACTTCATCCACATCACTGGGATGACGGACGCCGGCCCCCAGTTCGGCATGCCTGGCTACGAAGTCACGCTGCTCTACATCGCTGGCCTCGCTTCGATTCTCATTTCTGGCGGTGGCGCCGCCTCTGTCGGGCGAACCACGACCGGCTTCAAGCCCAGCACTGCCGTAGCGGAAATCGTCAACCAGACGGCGGCCTGACAGCCCTGATCTCCAACCCAACCCAAAGAGGAGGAGCATCATGACCCGCCGTTACCCGGAAATCGCGTTCGGCGACAGCGTGAAGGCCGTCCAGGAAGAGAACGGGAGCCGCGGATTCGGCCAGCGTCTCGAGAACATGGAGTGGGATGATCGCGCGCTGGGGGACCGAGAGCGCGAGCACATCGAACGTCTCGATCACTTCTACATGGCGACGGTGAACGAAGCCGGCTGGCCGTACGTGCAGTTCCGTGGTGGACCCAAGGGTTTTCTCAAAGTACTGGGTCCTCACACCCTCGCCTTCGCCGATTTCCGGGGGAACATGCAGTACATCAGTACCGGCAACGTCCGGGCCGACGATCGAGTGGCGCTCTTCCTGCTCGATCAGGCTCGCCGCAAACGACTCAAGATCTACGCTAGGGCCGAAGTCCGAGAGGTGGATGACGCCTTGAGATCAAAGCTGGTGGATCCGGCTTACGACGCCGTGATCGAGCGCGCCTACCTGTTCTACGTCGAGGCGTTCGACTGGAACTGCCAGCAACACATTACTCCCCGCTTCAGCCTCGAAGAAATCAGGGAGGCAGGCCCGGAGGTGTGGGCGGAGATCAGGGGAGACACCTCCCTCGGCCACCCATCAGGCGACTCCCCCGACAACACCACAGGAAACCCAAGAGATACGACCACCACAGTAACCAACACAACCAAAAGGACTCCATCATGAAACGTATAATCTTCACTACCGCCTGGGTCGCAGCCGCATTCTCACTGTCCTTCGGAGCAACCGAAGCGCAGCTCCCCGACCCGGGGATGACAATCGACAGCCGCACAGCACTCGTGATCACAGATCCACAAAACGACTTCCTGTCCCCGGAAGGTGTGACCTGGGGAGTCGTGGGTCAGAGCGTCACGGAGAACAACACCGTCCAAAACCTGGAGACACTCCTGCAGACCGCGAAGTCCGTGGGGATGGAGGTATTCATTTCGCCGCACTACTACTACCCGACCGACCACGGTTGGCAGTTCGAGGGAGCCCTGGAAGCGCTCATGCACAAGATCGGCATGTTCGACCGCGCCGGGCCGACGGACCTGCACGGCTTTGTGGGATCGGGTGCCGATTGGCTTGCCCGCTACAAGCCCTACATCGAGGACGGTGAGACCATCGTCACAAGCCCGCACAAGGTCTTCGGGCCGGAGCAGAACGATCTGGCGTTGCAGCTTCGCAAACGCGGTATCGACCGGGTCATCCTTGCCGGCATGTCCGGAAACCTGTGCGTGGAGTCGCACATGCGCGAGCTGCTGGAGATGGGATTCGAAGTC from Gemmatimonadota bacterium includes:
- a CDS encoding nuclear transport factor 2 family protein, which gives rise to MSNTALVPPFTKETATKKVRAAEDAWNSRDPERVSMAYSLDSHWRNRAEFVEGRDQIRDFLTGKWEKELDYRLIKEMWAFSDDRIAVRFQYEWHNEANEWFRAYGNELWEFDAEGRMRRREASINDVPIEASDRRYHWPQGPRPADHPGLIDSPE
- a CDS encoding sigma 54-interacting transcriptional regulator, producing MQRRNQSILDSAGEGIYGLDTEGNTTFVNPAAAEILGWTVEELIGKPQHAIIHHTHANGDPYTREECPIYAAFTDGEVHRKDDEVFWRRDGTSLPVEYVSTPIRDEDGELAGAVVSFIDITRRKQQQEALERALEEVKALKDRLEHENQYLQEEIRVEHNFEEIIGNSGALKRVLSRLEKVADTDATVMVTGETGVGKELFARAVHQSSRRSERAFVKVNCAALPQNLIESELFGHERGSFTGATAKRIGRFELADGGTLFLDEIGELPLELQAKLLRVLQEGELERVGGNRTISVDVRIIAATNRDLMKAMEGGTFRDDLYYRLSVFPVEVPALRDRREDIPLLVSYFVKKYATAMGKRIDHVPDDAQRSLQGYDWPGNVRELENIIERGVILSTRGVLCVDEAISIHPPQEVSTRARRTLESVEREHIVEVLDLCEWMVQGPKGAARILDMHPNTLRSRMKKLGIEKKVGLA
- a CDS encoding DoxX family protein; the encoded protein is MFDSIKSWSPAPLRAVLGFGFVYHGVPKLFSVGGHDMFVGMLSAIGVPAPGITAYFVGGVELVGGLALIAGAFTAVASAVLIVNMLVAMFTVHLPQGFNFIHITGMTDAGPQFGMPGYEVTLLYIAGLASILISGGGAASVGRTTTGFKPSTAVAEIVNQTAA
- a CDS encoding pyridoxamine 5'-phosphate oxidase family protein → MTRRYPEIAFGDSVKAVQEENGSRGFGQRLENMEWDDRALGDREREHIERLDHFYMATVNEAGWPYVQFRGGPKGFLKVLGPHTLAFADFRGNMQYISTGNVRADDRVALFLLDQARRKRLKIYARAEVREVDDALRSKLVDPAYDAVIERAYLFYVEAFDWNCQQHITPRFSLEEIREAGPEVWAEIRGDTSLGHPSGDSPDNTTGNPRDTTTTVTNTTKRTPS
- a CDS encoding cysteine hydrolase; translation: MKRIIFTTAWVAAAFSLSFGATEAQLPDPGMTIDSRTALVITDPQNDFLSPEGVTWGVVGQSVTENNTVQNLETLLQTAKSVGMEVFISPHYYYPTDHGWQFEGALEALMHKIGMFDRAGPTDLHGFVGSGADWLARYKPYIEDGETIVTSPHKVFGPEQNDLALQLRKRGIDRVILAGMSGNLCVESHMRELLEMGFEVAVVTDATASAILPGLDGNAAAQTNFRFIANATWTTAEAVEKMGAYSEAQ